In Candidatus Sodalis pierantonius str. SOPE, one DNA window encodes the following:
- the cra gene encoding catabolite repressor/activator gives MKLDEIARLAGVSRTTASYVINGKAKQYRVSDKTVEKVMAVVREHNYHPNAIAAGLRAGRTRSIGLVIPDLENTSYTRIANYLERQARQRGYQLLIACSEDQPDNEMRCVEHLLQRQVDAIIVSTALSSEHPFYQRWANDAFPIIALDRALDREHFISVVGADEEDAKMLSQELSQFPGEHVLYLGALPELSVSFLREQGFRRGWGQDRRKPDFLYANSYERSAAAGLFGRYLESNPMPQALFTTSFSLLQGVMDVTLKRSGRLPTNLAIATFGDNELLDFLECPVLAVAQRHREVAERVLELVLASLDEPHRPKSGLTRIRRSLFRRGQLSRN, from the coding sequence GTGAAACTGGATGAAATCGCGCGCTTGGCTGGTGTTTCGCGCACAACCGCCAGTTATGTCATTAACGGCAAAGCGAAACAATACCGCGTCAGCGATAAAACCGTGGAAAAGGTTATGGCAGTGGTCAGGGAACATAATTACCATCCAAATGCGATCGCCGCCGGCCTGCGCGCCGGGCGCACCCGCTCCATCGGCCTGGTTATCCCCGATCTGGAAAACACCAGTTATACCCGCATCGCCAACTATCTCGAGCGCCAGGCGCGTCAGCGCGGCTATCAGCTATTGATTGCCTGTTCGGAAGACCAGCCGGACAACGAGATGCGCTGCGTAGAGCATCTGCTGCAGCGGCAGGTGGACGCCATTATCGTCTCTACCGCCCTGTCGTCGGAGCATCCGTTCTACCAGCGCTGGGCCAATGACGCCTTCCCCATCATCGCACTCGATCGCGCGCTGGATCGCGAGCACTTTATCAGCGTCGTCGGCGCGGATGAGGAAGATGCGAAAATGTTGTCCCAGGAGCTCAGCCAGTTTCCGGGGGAGCACGTGCTGTATCTTGGCGCGCTACCGGAGCTGTCGGTGAGTTTTCTGCGCGAACAGGGCTTTCGCCGCGGCTGGGGTCAGGATCGGCGCAAGCCGGACTTTCTCTATGCCAACAGCTACGAGCGTTCAGCGGCGGCGGGGTTGTTTGGCCGCTATCTGGAGAGCAATCCGATGCCGCAGGCGCTGTTCACCACATCGTTTTCACTGCTGCAAGGTGTGATGGACGTGACGCTGAAACGCAGCGGTCGGCTGCCGACCAATCTGGCTATTGCCACGTTCGGCGATAACGAGCTGTTGGATTTTCTCGAATGTCCGGTGCTGGCGGTTGCCCAGCGCCATCGGGAAGTGGCGGAGCGGGTGCTGGAGCTGGTGCTCGCCAGCCTCGACGAGCCCCATCGACCCAAGTCGGGCCTGACGCGTATTCGCCGCAGTCTGTTCCGGCGCGGTCAGCTAAGCCGGAATTAA
- the ilvN gene encoding acetolactate synthase small subunit, producing the protein MRRIVSVLLENESGALSRVIGLFSQRGYNIESLTVAPTDDPTLSRMTIQTMGDEKVLEQIEKQLHKLVDVLRVSELGQGGGSHVEREIMLVKVQASGFGREEIKRCAEIFRGQIVDVTPAIYTVQLAGTSEKLDAFLATVREVAEIVEVARSGIVGLSRGDKVMR; encoded by the coding sequence ATGCGCCGTATTGTATCGGTATTACTGGAAAACGAATCCGGCGCGTTATCCCGGGTGATCGGGTTGTTTTCCCAGCGCGGCTACAACATTGAAAGTTTGACCGTGGCTCCCACCGACGATCCGACCCTTTCGCGCATGACCATCCAGACCATGGGCGATGAGAAAGTGCTGGAGCAAATCGAAAAGCAACTGCACAAACTGGTGGATGTGCTGCGCGTCAGCGAACTGGGGCAGGGGGGCGGCAGTCATGTGGAACGGGAGATTATGCTGGTGAAAGTACAGGCCAGCGGATTCGGGCGCGAAGAGATCAAACGCTGTGCTGAAATCTTCCGCGGTCAGATTGTCGACGTCACCCCGGCCATTTATACCGTACAGCTTGCGGGCACCAGCGAGAAATTGGACGCGTTTCTCGCCACCGTGCGCGAAGTGGCGGAAATCGTTGAAGTCGCCCGTTCGGGTATTGTCGGGCTGTCGCGCGGCGACAAAGTGATGCGCTGA
- the leuD gene encoding 3-isopropylmalate dehydratase small subunit has product MAKFTQHTGIVVPLDAANVDTDAIIPKQFLQKVTRTGFGQHLFNDWRFLDDAGQQPNPDFVLNQPRYRGASILLARENFGCGSSREHAPWALTDYGFHAVIAPSFADIFYSNSFNNQLLPITLPEDQINTLFAMVAAQEGMTFTVDLERQQVVAGNEVYLFEIDSFRRHCLINGLDSIGLTLMHDDAISQYESRQPAFLN; this is encoded by the coding sequence ATGGCTAAATTTACGCAACATACCGGTATCGTGGTGCCCCTTGATGCCGCTAACGTGGATACCGATGCGATCATCCCCAAGCAGTTTTTGCAAAAAGTGACCCGCACCGGTTTCGGACAGCATTTATTTAACGACTGGCGCTTTTTAGATGACGCCGGGCAACAGCCCAACCCGGATTTCGTGCTGAATCAGCCACGTTACCGCGGCGCCAGCATTCTGCTGGCGCGGGAAAATTTCGGCTGCGGCTCTTCCCGTGAGCATGCGCCCTGGGCGTTGACCGATTATGGCTTCCATGCAGTGATAGCGCCGAGCTTTGCCGATATTTTTTACTCCAATAGCTTCAACAATCAGCTGCTGCCGATTACGCTGCCGGAAGATCAGATAAACACGCTGTTCGCCATGGTGGCGGCGCAGGAAGGGATGACCTTCACCGTTGATCTGGAGCGGCAACAGGTGGTGGCCGGTAATGAGGTTTATCTCTTCGAGATAGACAGCTTCCGCCGCCATTGCCTGATTAACGGCCTCGACAGTATTGGCCTGACGTTGATGCATGATGACGCGATAAGCCAATACGAAAGCCGTCAGCCGGCCTTTCTGAACTGA
- a CDS encoding efflux RND transporter periplasmic adaptor subunit produces MSLSATGRTGVIALAIAGLIAAFAAGYALHPAAPEQVVTAQDARPDDHRKVLYWYDPMVPGQRFDKPGKSPFMDMPLTPRYADQSQDSGGITLSARQQQNLGVAVATVQKSTLSRDLDAFGTVNIDDRGLRVIPARAGGLVDKLYVRAEQQRVTQNQPLARLWIPEWNAAQQEYLAIRQLGDRALTAAARQKLQLLLMPEEVIRTVERSGQPQTRITLRAPASGFISQLSVREGSQVTAAQPLFELASLDPLWLVAYFPQAQAGAVAAGDDIVATTARWPDMRFHGRVEELLPVVDNSTRTYRARIAIDNHDARLQPGMYMRVQRADGGGTGETVLTIPQDALLQTGSRNTMLLAEGDGYFRPVAVTAGRSLGDRVEIVNGLHDGDKVVVAGQFLIDSEASLRGALSQLAGAPADGQGASSPMPATPLGNDSAGGASVPPQAHHDAGSQDASPQTYRGEGTLKARHDRRVTLAHGAIAAMTMDFTLPESGLPP; encoded by the coding sequence ATGAGCCTCTCTGCTACCGGCCGTACCGGCGTCATCGCGCTGGCGATCGCCGGGTTGATTGCGGCGTTCGCCGCCGGCTATGCGCTGCACCCAGCCGCGCCGGAGCAGGTCGTCACGGCGCAGGACGCGCGTCCTGACGACCATCGCAAAGTATTATATTGGTACGATCCCATGGTACCCGGTCAGCGTTTCGACAAGCCCGGCAAATCACCGTTTATGGATATGCCGCTGACGCCCCGCTATGCCGATCAGTCGCAGGATAGCGGCGGGATAACCCTCAGCGCCCGCCAACAGCAAAACCTGGGCGTGGCGGTCGCGACGGTGCAAAAAAGTACGCTGTCGCGGGACCTGGACGCCTTTGGTACCGTCAATATCGACGATCGTGGCCTTCGCGTTATTCCGGCGCGGGCCGGCGGGCTGGTGGATAAATTATACGTGCGCGCCGAACAGCAGCGCGTCACGCAGAATCAGCCGCTGGCGCGGCTGTGGATCCCCGAGTGGAATGCCGCCCAACAGGAATATCTGGCGATAAGGCAACTGGGGGACCGCGCATTGACGGCCGCTGCGCGCCAGAAACTGCAATTGCTGTTAATGCCGGAGGAGGTCATACGCACGGTTGAGCGAAGCGGGCAACCACAGACCCGCATCACCCTGCGCGCGCCTGCAAGCGGCTTTATCAGCCAATTGTCGGTCCGTGAGGGTAGCCAGGTCACCGCGGCGCAGCCGCTGTTTGAGCTGGCATCGTTGGATCCCTTGTGGTTGGTGGCCTATTTCCCGCAGGCGCAAGCCGGTGCCGTGGCGGCGGGGGATGACATTGTCGCCACCACCGCGCGCTGGCCGGACATGCGTTTTCACGGGCGTGTCGAAGAGTTGCTGCCGGTCGTGGATAACAGCACCCGCACCTACCGGGCGCGTATCGCCATCGATAATCATGACGCCCGCCTACAGCCGGGCATGTACATGCGGGTGCAGCGGGCCGACGGCGGCGGTACAGGTGAAACGGTGCTGACGATCCCCCAGGACGCGTTACTACAGACCGGCAGCCGCAATACAATGCTGCTGGCCGAGGGTGACGGCTATTTCCGACCGGTTGCGGTCACTGCCGGGCGCAGTTTGGGCGACCGGGTTGAAATCGTCAACGGGCTGCACGACGGGGATAAAGTCGTCGTCGCCGGGCAATTCCTCATCGACTCCGAGGCCAGCCTGCGCGGCGCGCTGTCGCAGCTAGCTGGTGCGCCGGCCGATGGCCAGGGCGCCTCATCGCCCATGCCGGCAACGCCATTAGGCAATGACAGCGCCGGCGGCGCATCGGTCCCGCCACAGGCACATCATGATGCCGGCAGCCAAGACGCCTCGCCGCAAACCTATCGGGGAGAAGGGACGCTGAAAGCCCGTCATGACCGGCGGGTGACCCTGGCCCACGGCGCCATCGCGGCGATGACCATGGATTTCACGCTGCCCGAGAGCGGTTTACCGCCGTAG